A segment of the Acidobacteriota bacterium genome:
GCCCGCGCTCTAACCAGCCGTTTGTAGCGGTGAATTGCGCCTCGCTGGTGGAAAACCTGCTCGAAAGCGAATTGTTTGGCCATGAGAAGGGTTCCTTCACCGGCGCGATTGCGACGAAGAAAGGGAAATTTGAAGTTGCCGATGGCGGAACATTGTTTCTGGACGAAATCGGAGAATTGCCGCTTTCGATCCAGGCTCGGTTGCTGCGAGCCCTGCAAGAACGGCAAATTGATCGCGTCGGCGGGCTCAAACCCATCAAAGTCAATATTCGAATTATCGCGGCAACCAATCGCGACCTTGAAGGCCAGGTCAAACTCGGGAATTTTCGCCAGGACCTTTTTTTTCGACTCAATGTCCTGTCGGTGACCATGCCGCCGCTCCGTGAGCGCCGTCAGGATATTCCACTGCTGGCAAATTACTTTACCGCCAAATTCAGCCGGGATCTCAATCGAAAAATGGTGGGCGTAACGCCCGATGCACGACGCTACTTGATGAATTATGACTGGCCGGGGAATGTGCGCGAACTCCAAAATGCGATTGAACACGCCGTGGTTCTCGGAGGAGCTGATTCGATTCTGCCGGAAGATTTGCCCGAATCAATCCTTGAAAAAACGCCGGTCCGGCTAGAAGAACGATTCCATTACCACGAAGCCGTAACCAACTTTAAACGCCAACTGGTACAGGAGGCGATTTACAAAGCCGATGGAAACTACCTGACGGTCGCTGAAATGCTGGGTGTTCATCCAAACTATTTGTACCGATTGGTAAAAAACCTGGACCTGAAACTTCCAAAACCTGATTCGAAAGGCTGATTTGGAGTGCGGCGGCTTAACGTCGGTTTCAGATTCAAAAGCAGCGTCAAGTCACCACATTTCAATTATTTATTTCCTCCCGGCTTCAGCAAAAAAACCGGCGGCATTGGCAACCTGAGTCACCACCAAAAGCAGCGTTAAAACACAGGCTCTGGAGACTGGAAACCGTCTGAATGGGTAAAAAACCAGGCTCAAATAAAAAACTGGCGGTTCGATCCGAATTCGATAAAGATTGAGATTGGCTCTGAGCCGGTGATAACGAAAAGCGCCCCGTCCGTAACTGAAGTGTTGTCGCCAGAATTGGGAAAAGGTCAGGGAATGGTAATGATAAATAACGACTTCTGGCGCATACACCAACTGAAATCCGTGACGCTCCCACCGATGAGAAACTTCGCGGTCCTCCCCGGCTGACCGAAAAAAATTCACATCATCAAATCCTTTGATTTCAGCAAACTGTTGCAGTGAAACCACCATGTTATTGGAGGTAAAGAATCCTCCGGGGTGATGTTGGAGGTGGTAATACTCGTACAGATAATCTTGCAGTAACTGGCTGGCTGTCGAAAAAATATTGGTCGTCAGGCCATTGATGACGTATCCGCCAACCATTGACACTGGATTCGTTTTGACCCGCTCGGCAATTGTGCACAGCCAATTTGTTGCTGGCCGACAGTCATCATCGGTAAAACACAGGTATTTGCCTTGCGCCTTTTCCATCCCGGTATTGCGGGCCCGAGCTGGCCCCCCGCGTTTTTGCGTCACACAGGTCAAATTGAGTCTATCGGCAAACTGCAAAGCCACATCTTCAATCGGCGGGTCGCTTTCATCATCAACCACAATCACTTCAAACTGATCAGGCGGAAAATCAAGCCGAGTCAGTGATTCCAGACATTCGGCAAGATGTTGTGGCCGGCCATGGGTCGCGATAATGATGGAAAATTCCATTTGGAAAACCAAAAAGATTACAGTCAGTAGTCAGTAGTCAGTAGTCAGTAGTCAGTAGTCAGTAGTCAGTAGTCAGTAGTCAGTAGTCAGTAGTCAGTAGTCAGTAGTCAGTAGTCAGTAGTCAGTAGTCAGTAGTCAGTCAGTAGTCAGTAGTCAGTAGTCAGTAGTCAGTAGTCGAGTGTTGGGATTTTGGGATTTGTGTCAAGTGGATTTGGTTCTATTTGAGATATTTAGAAGCAATTCTTTTCAAGGATTCCAGGGATTCAACGATCCGGGTTTTGTCTACTGACTACTGACTTATCAACTACTGACTTAGGAGCAATTCTTTTCAAGAATTCGACGGATTCAACGATCCGGGTTTTGTCTACGGACTACTGACTACTGACTACTGACTGCTTTTACATAAAGCGATGCCGGTTAAACTCCAGATCCGCCAGAATTGGATTCGCCTGTCCGGGGCCAAATCCATAGCCAATCATTTCGCCAAACCCATCAACCCACAACAATAGAGCCATCGCCGGGAAAACTCCGAATGAAAGCTGACTGAGGTTTCCAGAGTCCTTCAAAAACCGACAAATCTTCAAAAACCGAACCAGGGGGATCAACGGTGCCAGGACAAAGTAGACGCCACGATAAAGCGGCGACATGGTTTTGGTTCGTGCCGCCGCAAACAAACGGCCACCATAAAATCTGAGCGGAATCGAGGCGCCAACCACGGCAAAATTCAAGTGGAGAATCTGGGCTTTCGGTTCAAGATAGAGTTGGAAGCCACGTCGGTGCAGGTCCCAATGCAGAATGCTTTCCGCATCCAGAAACCGTTCCAGTTGATCGCCATAGTCGAGCAGCACCTCGCGCTTGTATGAACAATTGTGGCCCGGCAGATGCGACATGGTTCTGGCGGTTGGAATATTAAACCACTCACTGTACTCAATCAGAAAATTGACCCAACTGATGATCGTTTGCGGATTGGCGTTTTTCAAGGTTGGGCCAACAGCGGCCCAGGGTTGTCGGTGAGCTTCAATTAGCGCAGTGGCCCATCCGTGACTGGGAAAGACATGGTCTTCGACAAAAACAACAATCGGAGCTTTCGCCGCTCGAACCCCCGCGGCCCGGCCTTTCGGCGTGGCATCCAGCATACCGACCTCAACCACCTGAAAACTGTGGAAGGCAGCCACGTCATCGAGGTTGAGATTCAGCCGTTCGCGTGACGGAGCAACCAGAATCAATTCAATCTGGTCGCACCCCTCCTGTTTGGTGAGGTGGCGAACAACCTTGCGAATTGACTCAAACGAATTGGGTGTAATCAGAATAGCTGATAGCGCAGGAATAGACATAAATTCAGTGTGTAGGGAAAGCAACTTCTGAAACGGAAACCATTTGATGGCCGGCAGCCGAAGCTTCAGCCGCAATGATGACCTTTAAACTGGTAAATCCATCTGAGAAGTCAGGAAAATCCGAAGTCTGACGGCGGATGGCTTGAAAAAAAATATTCAGCGCTTGCTGGTATGACGGTTCAAATCCAGGGTGAAGCAGTTTTTGCAGAATATAAGGTGTGCGACCAATCAACTGACCGGTCTGTTTTAGCTGTTTAAGCCGATATGAATCAAGCCGGGCATCGCGAAAATGGACATCAAAAGATCGGTACCGATCAACCGTGAGTTTCCCATGGCGTCCATAGATTTCAAAACCATCTTCATCCACAGCACTTTGCGAAAAAAATGACTCAATCGTGAGGCCATTTTCCAGGTGCAAAACCAGTGTGGCCGTATCAGCTTCGGCCCGGATGGACCGGACGGTGGCTGAAACCAGATGAATTTCCTGTTCAAAAAAATATCGGACCAGATCAACGTGGTGTGAGGCCAAATCAAGCAGCACGCCGCCACCGAGCTGCCGGGATTGCCGCCACTCTGGCAACGGGTGGCTTGAAGTCGAAAAAACACTTCGGACCTGGACCAGATCGCCGATTTTCCCTGATTGCAACAGACGTCTCAATTTCTGGTAGAGCGGATGAAACCGATAATTGTACCCGATCATTCCGATGAGACCTGACTGTTTCCAGGTAGCGAGTACCTGCTCCCCTTCTGCCCGGCTGGTTGCCAGCGGTTTTTCAAGGTAGACGTGTTTGCCCTGAGTGAGTGCATCAATCGTTGTTTGGGCGTGCAGGTGAGTTGGTAAACAAATCAACACTGCATCAATTTCAGCCAAAGCCAGGAGTTCCCGATAGTCTGCAAACGGCTTCGCACCGGGATAGCGAGATGCGACGCTGGCGCGTTGAACAGCGTCCGATTCCGCCAGCGCCGCCAGTTTTACATTCGGAAGACGGATAATATTCGGCAAATGAACCAGTTGGGCAATGGTGCCACATCCGATGAGCCCGAGGTTGAGGGTGGGTTGAGATGGCATATGTGAGGTTCGGAGTTCGGGGTTCGGGGTTTAGAAAAGACAAAGGGACAAAAAGGACATAAAGGACGAAAAGGATATAAATTCGAAACCCCGGAATCCAGAGTTCTCAATCCTGACCAGGTAACCAACTGACAAGGTGACAAGGTGATTTCTTTCATCCCTCATCCCTCATCCCTCATCCCTTCAGAAAACCCGGAATTGCCCCTACATCCGACGGTGCAACAAACAGGGCATTGCTTTGCGAATGCGGGCAAGGTGATTGGTGTCAATTTCAGCCATGATGAAGCATTCGCGATCTGGCGCCGTTGCCAGGACCATCCCCCAGGGGTCAATAATCATGGCTCGTCCATAACTGGCGCGTTTCGGAGTGTGCTGGCCAAACTGAGCCGGAGCAACGACATACACCTGATTTTCAATCGCGCGGGCCCGCAACAGAATTTCCCAGTGGTCTTTTCCAGTCTGAAGTGTAAACGCGGCTGGAATGAATAAAACCTGAGCGCCCTGGGCCGTGAGTTGGCGGTAGAGTTCGGGAAATCGCAGGTCGTAACAAATTGAAAGTCCAAAACAGACATCATCAATCGTGACCGTTACGGCTTCGTCGCCTGGCTCCACAAAGCGGGATTCTTCGAGCACGGTTCCATCGGGCAAGGTGACGTCAAACAGGTGAATTTTCCGATACATCGCCAGTCGTTTGCCATCCGGCCCAAAGAGCAGGCTGGTGTTAAAGACTTTTTGATTGGGGGCGGTTTCAGGAAAACTCCCCGCCAGCAGGGAAATGCCGTGTTTTTGAGCCAGTTGTTTGAGCCAGTCGGCCAGCTCTCCGTCGAGCGACTGGTGATATCCGATGTCTTCGCCTTCAGAGCGCAAATAGGCAAAATTTTCCGGAAGTGCCACCAGCGTGGCACCGCGGTGGGCGGCTTCGGCCACCAGTGACGCCACCCGGTTGAGATTAGATTCGACCTGATCAGTTGATCTGAGTTGGACCGCCGCAATGAGCATAGGAAGACCTGTTATAAATTATGAATTATGAATTAAGTGCCTTACCGAAAATTTCCAGACATTTTAACCACGAAACACACGAACGACACGAAAAGAATCAAACACTTACCAAATCCAATATCTCAGGAAACTTATGACAAGGTACTTATGAATGCAGGAAGCGTTAGGTATTTAACAAATCAAATAACTGAAGGTGAATGCTTTAATATTCATTTTTTCTATTAGGCTCTATTCTTTTGAATAGCTACTGGGATATCAAGCTATATTCATAATTCATAATTCATAATTGGTATTTGGGCAACTATGCCATTTCCTGGGCCGGGCTGCAAAAAATAGTCACACTCTGAAAAAGGGCTTGACAAAAATCAGTTCAAGTCATAGCTTGCTGGGGTTAGTTGAAAATGAATTTCAATTCTAGCAAAATCAAACCCAACCATCCTGCCAGGTGATTGGGGGTGATGGCGCACGGTGAAATCGGCATTGGCTTCACCGTGTGGACGTTCCTTCGTTGGTTGTTCTCCATAGCATGAAGCGAAAAGCCTCCGGTGCTGCCACACCGGAGGCCCTTTTTCGCCACTGCAGCTTCTGTTTGCGCATCCGCTCCCAGTGGCGCCGCCGATCATAGCACGCCACTGCGACAAAACACACACACCAGATTCTCTTTTGCGTCCTGTCTGAGGTGCTCCACATGTCGTTTTCTGGCTTTTTTGATCGGCGCAGCCCGCGTCGAAATTCGTTGCCTGTTCACCCTCTGGTTTGGCTCGGACTCACGGTCTGTTGCCTGATTTCATTCTCGCTGCCAATTCTGGCGACTCCTCTTGATGGAAAAGTTGTCGGCCAGATCAAGGATAGTACCGGAGAGCCCATTCCGGGTGCCACCATTGAACTCAAACCCTCCCTCGCCGGCTCAATTTTTTCCGGTGTGACGGATGTGTCAGGAGTTTTTTCGGTCGAAAATCTTGTTCCCGGACGCTACCTGGTCAAGATTTCACAACCTGGATTCTCAACTCGAACCACCGAGGTTGAAGTTCAGCCCGGCGATGCGACCCAGTTTGAAATCATCCTTACGCCGGGTTTGATCACGGAAACGGTCACGGTCACGGCGGCTCGAATCGAACTGGTCGCCCAGGATACACCGGTTCCCGTGACAGTCATTGACCGAACCCAGCTTGACCGCCAGCCGGTTGCGACCATCGGAGATTTATTCCGATCTTTACCCGGCGTCAGCACTGCCAGTGAAGGCCCCTTCCAGGTTCGGCCCCGGATTCGCGGCCTTGAAAGTAACCGGGTGTTGATCCTGGTTGATGGCGAACGCCTGAACCATACCCGCACCTCAACCTCCGAATCAGGCATTGAAATCGGACTGGTTGGCGTGGATCAAATTGAAACCGTTGAAGTTTTGCGCGGGAGTGGATCTGTTCTCTATGGTACGGATGCCCTTGGCGGCACCATCAACCTTATCACCCGCGATACCTTGCCACGCCAGACATCCGGGTTTCGGTTTTCCGGCGGAGTCAGCAGCTTTTTCAGTTCGAATGAAACCGGACGGCGTGGGACGGCTAATCTCGCCGGTGCCAGTCGCTGGTTTGCCTTCCGGGTGTCGCACACCCAGGACCGTTATGAAAACTACCACAGCGGCGAATTTATCAATGCGGCTGGAACCACGTTGCCGACGGAAGTCTTAAATTCCAATTATCACGGCAGCAATACGTCAGTGCTTGGAAAGTTCTTTTTCAATGACCGCCATTCGCTCAAAGCCGTTTATGACCGGTATCGAGCTGCCGATATCGGCGTTCCCAATGTAACAGGTGTTTTTACCGCCTTCTTTCCGTTTTCCAACCGCGAAAAATTCAGCCTGCGCTATGACGGACAGGACCTGACTTCGCATCTGGCGCATCTTTCAGCCAGATTTTACCGGCAAGATCAGGAACGCAATTTTACAAATCGGTTGCGAGTGCCCGGTTTTTCACAAGTGAGTGAGACGTTAACCGATACTGAATCAATTGGATACGACGTCCAGACCAACTGGATTTTCGGTCGAAAGACAGCCGTGACGGCTGGTTCAAGCCTCTTTCGCGATGAAAACCAGGATTCGCGAACCATCCAAAGCAGCTTTGGTCCAATTACCCAGACTGACACCTCGAAGAGTGTTCCGAATGCAACTTTTGCTGACTTTGCCCTCTTTGCCCAGGGAAGACACCAGCTTTCCAACCGGTTGAGCGTCACGGCGGGCATTCGTTTTGACCGCTTTCTGATTGATTCCGAGCGAACACCGGGATTTGATATCCCGCCGTTTTTCACGCCTTCTCAAATCGAAGATCTGGGGCTTGGCGGATTGGAAGACGGGTTAAATCTGACCAATACCGCCGTGAGTGGTGATGTCGGCGTGGTCTTCAAACCCGTAGACACCCTGAGCCTGGCTGCCCGAGTGGGGCGATCTTTCCGCGAAGCCAACCTCTTTGAGCGATTTTTCACCAATTTTGGCTCCGCTGAAGGCTTTGTGGTTGGGAATCCAAATCTGAAGGCTGAGTCGGGAATCAATTTCGACGTCAGTGCCAGGGTCAAGACTTCGTTTTTGGCCAGCTCCATCACCTATTTCAACAACAACTATGAAAATTTCCTGAGTAGCCGTCAGGCGATTGACCGCAATGGCAATCCCATTACAGTGAGTGCCGGGCCGGGCCGCCCGCCGATTTCAGTCTTCCAAAGCATCAACATCGGGGAAGCCCGTATTCAAGGGTTCGAAGCTGATTTTGAAGCTTCCCGCCCGGTTGGCCGCGGCTTTTTGGTGCCATTTGGAAATTTGAGTTATCTGCGTGGCACAAACAAACAAACCGGTAATCCACTCGACTTTATCAGCCCGTTTCGGTCGCTGATGGGCCTGAGATACCACGATGCCAAAGACTGGTTTTGGGCCGAATATTCAACCCGAATTGTTACTACCCAGGATCGCCTCACCGCCTCGTTCAAACAGGGCAACGGTGGAAATGAGCCAGGGTTTGTAACGCACGACATTCGGGGCGGTATCAACTTTACCCGTGAACACACCCGGACAAGCATCGTGCTCGGCGTGACCAATCTTGGGAATCGTGCCTATAACGAACAATTTGTCTTCGCCCCAGCCCGTGGCCGGAGCTTCACGCTGGGCGTAAACTTCCGATTTTTCTAAGTTCCCCTCACACGATAGTACTTTCCTTCAGCGTGTTCGTGGGAAACGCGCCCATCGGAGGTCATTCCGAATGGAACATGCCTCCGATGGCCTTTGTTTTGAAATATTGATGGAGATTGACTTGTATGACTTACCACCCGACATCGTTACGCGGTTATTGTTTTCAATGTATCGAAGGCCACGTTCATCTCAAATGGGACAACGTCGTGCTTTCTTTTTCACCCTCGGAATTTTCCTGTCTGGCCCAGTTGGTCAAAGCAATGGATACCCGGCTTCGCGAGCATGAACCAGTGCTGGCGGCGCTGCCCGGCGAAGTAAGTTCATTGCCAATGTAGGAATAGGGGCTGAACAAACCAGGGCTCAGGGCCTTGTCATTACCCAAATTTTTTTAACTTGTCTCTAACCTCAGCTCATTCAAAGAGTTACTGAAATCATTTTTCGGTTGTTGTCTCAGTTGACCACTGATTGTCCTGAAAACCCTTGAATTGAGAATCAACAACTTACGAAGATGATTGAGGCCAATTTTGGAGAACTGAAAAAATTTGGGTAATGACAAGGCTCAGGGCTCGGGGCTGAAGACTCGCAAGCTCGGGGCTGAAGAAAACGGGTTCCAAACCCTGAGCCCAATGTCTTCAGCCCGACTTTTTCAGCCCGAGTCAACTTTCCCCAGGAGGAATATATGATTCGCCAATCATTCTCTTTTTTTTCTGTTCAAAGTCGCTGGCTCAAGAGCGAGCATCCCCGAATTTATATGAGTGAAACCGGCCGGGTTCATATCGAAACCGACCACACCCGGACGTCGCTTTCATCCGAGGAATTTCTCGCCCTGGTGCGCTCACTGGTAAAATCGAAAGGAAACCCTGGAAACAATGGTTACTGGAATCCGCAAGCCTCACTCTTTGACTCTTTTTCTCTGCGCCCTGGTTCTTAGTTTGATTTCTGGATGTCGGACAAACCAGCCATCCGCGCCAGTAACGGCAGGTTCGGTCAAACCACCTCCAGGCGTAATCAATACCGAACGGATTGTAACGATTGGGGCCAGTATTTCTGAATCGGTCTGTGCGCTGGGAAGTGAAAAACAGATTGTCGGCGCTGATGATACCAGCCAGTTTCCTGACAGCGTTGCCCGCCTGCCAAAAGTTGGCTACCAGCGGACATT
Coding sequences within it:
- a CDS encoding glycosyltransferase, which gives rise to MEFSIIIATHGRPQHLAECLESLTRLDFPPDQFEVIVVDDESDPPIEDVALQFADRLNLTCVTQKRGGPARARNTGMEKAQGKYLCFTDDDCRPATNWLCTIAERVKTNPVSMVGGYVINGLTTNIFSTASQLLQDYLYEYYHLQHHPGGFFTSNNMVVSLQQFAEIKGFDDVNFFRSAGEDREVSHRWERHGFQLVYAPEVVIYHYHSLTFSQFWRQHFSYGRGAFRYHRLRANLNLYRIRIEPPVFYLSLVFYPFRRFPVSRACVLTLLLVVTQVANAAGFFAEAGRK
- a CDS encoding carbon-nitrogen hydrolase family protein, producing MLIAAVQLRSTDQVESNLNRVASLVAEAAHRGATLVALPENFAYLRSEGEDIGYHQSLDGELADWLKQLAQKHGISLLAGSFPETAPNQKVFNTSLLFGPDGKRLAMYRKIHLFDVTLPDGTVLEESRFVEPGDEAVTVTIDDVCFGLSICYDLRFPELYRQLTAQGAQVLFIPAAFTLQTGKDHWEILLRARAIENQVYVVAPAQFGQHTPKRASYGRAMIIDPWGMVLATAPDRECFIMAEIDTNHLARIRKAMPCLLHRRM
- a CDS encoding Gfo/Idh/MocA family oxidoreductase; this encodes MPSQPTLNLGLIGCGTIAQLVHLPNIIRLPNVKLAALAESDAVQRASVASRYPGAKPFADYRELLALAEIDAVLICLPTHLHAQTTIDALTQGKHVYLEKPLATSRAEGEQVLATWKQSGLIGMIGYNYRFHPLYQKLRRLLQSGKIGDLVQVRSVFSTSSHPLPEWRQSRQLGGGVLLDLASHHVDLVRYFFEQEIHLVSATVRSIRAEADTATLVLHLENGLTIESFFSQSAVDEDGFEIYGRHGKLTVDRYRSFDVHFRDARLDSYRLKQLKQTGQLIGRTPYILQKLLHPGFEPSYQQALNIFFQAIRRQTSDFPDFSDGFTSLKVIIAAEASAAGHQMVSVSEVAFPTH
- a CDS encoding TonB-dependent receptor; amino-acid sequence: MSFSGFFDRRSPRRNSLPVHPLVWLGLTVCCLISFSLPILATPLDGKVVGQIKDSTGEPIPGATIELKPSLAGSIFSGVTDVSGVFSVENLVPGRYLVKISQPGFSTRTTEVEVQPGDATQFEIILTPGLITETVTVTAARIELVAQDTPVPVTVIDRTQLDRQPVATIGDLFRSLPGVSTASEGPFQVRPRIRGLESNRVLILVDGERLNHTRTSTSESGIEIGLVGVDQIETVEVLRGSGSVLYGTDALGGTINLITRDTLPRQTSGFRFSGGVSSFFSSNETGRRGTANLAGASRWFAFRVSHTQDRYENYHSGEFINAAGTTLPTEVLNSNYHGSNTSVLGKFFFNDRHSLKAVYDRYRAADIGVPNVTGVFTAFFPFSNREKFSLRYDGQDLTSHLAHLSARFYRQDQERNFTNRLRVPGFSQVSETLTDTESIGYDVQTNWIFGRKTAVTAGSSLFRDENQDSRTIQSSFGPITQTDTSKSVPNATFADFALFAQGRHQLSNRLSVTAGIRFDRFLIDSERTPGFDIPPFFTPSQIEDLGLGGLEDGLNLTNTAVSGDVGVVFKPVDTLSLAARVGRSFREANLFERFFTNFGSAEGFVVGNPNLKAESGINFDVSARVKTSFLASSITYFNNNYENFLSSRQAIDRNGNPITVSAGPGRPPISVFQSINIGEARIQGFEADFEASRPVGRGFLVPFGNLSYLRGTNKQTGNPLDFISPFRSLMGLRYHDAKDWFWAEYSTRIVTTQDRLTASFKQGNGGNEPGFVTHDIRGGINFTREHTRTSIVLGVTNLGNRAYNEQFVFAPARGRSFTLGVNFRFF
- a CDS encoding glycosyltransferase, producing MSIPALSAILITPNSFESIRKVVRHLTKQEGCDQIELILVAPSRERLNLNLDDVAAFHSFQVVEVGMLDATPKGRAAGVRAAKAPIVVFVEDHVFPSHGWATALIEAHRQPWAAVGPTLKNANPQTIISWVNFLIEYSEWFNIPTARTMSHLPGHNCSYKREVLLDYGDQLERFLDAESILHWDLHRRGFQLYLEPKAQILHLNFAVVGASIPLRFYGGRLFAAARTKTMSPLYRGVYFVLAPLIPLVRFLKICRFLKDSGNLSQLSFGVFPAMALLLWVDGFGEMIGYGFGPGQANPILADLEFNRHRFM